The following proteins are encoded in a genomic region of Alphaproteobacteria bacterium:
- a CDS encoding glycosyltransferase — MKNKLLAYRRSVLVVALIAAVNLGLWALSNQRVEEEPWGGFIAGLSYTPWRSALKAEEAHHAEPEEIDANLALMASHTQGVRTYGANGGQDMVPRLAARHRLDVTLGVWIGPDLAANELEIATGIELARANPNVRRIIVGNESLLREDVDAEQLADYIRRVQQNVTVPVSTAEPWHIWVKYPELAAATDYIAVHILPYWEGVPIGQAVEYVATRYDELQKKFPGKHVIIGEVGWPSEGQWVRGAEPSRINQGKFIRQFLNFAAEKQLDYFIIEAFDSPWKRAIEGSVGAHWGLWERDGSPKFPMSGMISERHDWVDGFLAATLLALLPMFWFLRRHGSLKLGGQFFYAGLIQAVASVLVWAVMAALIENIISVSSLAWVALIAAQIVLLAVLLVDGYELTEVVWSSRWRRNFLPHAGPPQANAPKVSIHVPCYNEPPHMVIETLNALAAMDYPDFEVLVIDNNTKDEAVWKPLEEHCALLGARFRFFHLPKWPGYKAGALNFALTQTAPDAAIVGVIDSDYVVTKDWLAATMPYFERPEIAFVQAPQDYRDWPGDAFKTMCNWEYAGFFHIGMVQRNERNAIIQHGTMTLIRRTALADVGGWSEWCICEDAELGLRLFEAGHESVYLNHSFGKGLIPDSFAGYKSQRFRWAYGAVQIIKRHMASLLPGGEELTTGQRYHFVSGWLPWFADAANLVFAVAAIFWSGMLALRWVEFPPAVFLIPTLSAFAFKIIAGFWLYAERIKCPWRDRIGAAIAGMALTHAVGRAVWQGLFTSGTPFFRTPKCEDRPAFMQGVLMAWEELTLLGGLIFCASFILNQYGVANQNAVLWALMLTVQSLPYWAALTVSMVNAVPRLRRRPKQLNLPLDVPRAG, encoded by the coding sequence ATGAAGAACAAATTGCTCGCCTATCGCCGGTCCGTTCTCGTCGTCGCCCTCATTGCCGCCGTCAATCTCGGCCTGTGGGCGCTCTCGAACCAACGCGTGGAGGAAGAGCCGTGGGGCGGCTTCATCGCCGGCCTGTCCTATACGCCGTGGCGCAGCGCGCTGAAAGCCGAAGAAGCCCATCACGCCGAGCCGGAGGAAATCGACGCCAATCTCGCGCTGATGGCCTCTCACACGCAAGGGGTGAGAACCTACGGCGCCAATGGCGGACAGGATATGGTGCCCCGGCTCGCGGCGCGGCACCGGCTCGACGTGACGCTTGGGGTGTGGATCGGGCCCGACCTTGCCGCCAACGAGCTGGAGATCGCGACCGGCATCGAGCTTGCGCGCGCGAATCCGAACGTGCGCCGCATCATCGTCGGTAACGAAAGCCTGCTGCGGGAAGACGTCGACGCCGAGCAGCTGGCCGACTATATCCGCCGGGTTCAGCAGAACGTCACGGTGCCGGTCTCGACCGCCGAGCCCTGGCATATATGGGTGAAATATCCGGAACTCGCCGCCGCTACCGATTACATCGCCGTTCATATCCTGCCTTATTGGGAAGGCGTTCCGATCGGCCAGGCCGTCGAGTACGTCGCGACCCGTTATGACGAATTGCAGAAAAAATTCCCGGGCAAGCATGTCATCATCGGCGAAGTGGGCTGGCCGAGCGAAGGGCAATGGGTGAGGGGCGCGGAACCGTCGCGCATCAACCAGGGAAAGTTCATCCGCCAGTTCCTCAATTTCGCGGCCGAAAAACAGCTCGATTATTTCATCATCGAGGCTTTCGACTCGCCGTGGAAGCGCGCCATCGAAGGCTCGGTCGGCGCGCATTGGGGCCTGTGGGAGCGCGACGGAAGCCCGAAATTCCCGATGAGCGGCATGATCAGCGAGCGGCATGACTGGGTGGACGGTTTCCTGGCGGCGACGCTTCTCGCGCTGCTGCCGATGTTCTGGTTCCTGCGGCGACATGGCAGCCTCAAGCTCGGCGGGCAGTTCTTCTACGCCGGACTGATCCAGGCCGTCGCCTCGGTGCTGGTCTGGGCGGTGATGGCGGCGCTCATCGAAAATATCATCTCGGTGTCTTCGCTCGCCTGGGTGGCGCTGATCGCGGCGCAGATCGTGCTGCTCGCCGTGCTGCTGGTGGACGGCTACGAATTGACCGAAGTGGTGTGGTCGAGCCGCTGGCGGCGCAATTTCCTGCCGCATGCCGGCCCGCCGCAGGCCAATGCGCCGAAGGTCTCGATCCACGTGCCGTGCTATAACGAGCCGCCGCATATGGTGATCGAGACCTTGAACGCCCTCGCGGCGATGGACTATCCCGATTTCGAAGTGCTGGTGATCGACAACAACACCAAGGACGAGGCGGTATGGAAGCCGCTCGAAGAGCATTGCGCGCTGCTCGGCGCCCGTTTTCGTTTCTTCCATCTGCCGAAATGGCCGGGCTATAAGGCGGGGGCACTGAATTTCGCGCTCACGCAAACCGCCCCGGACGCCGCCATCGTCGGGGTGATCGACAGCGACTATGTCGTGACCAAGGACTGGCTTGCCGCCACGATGCCTTATTTCGAGCGTCCGGAAATCGCCTTCGTCCAGGCGCCGCAGGATTACCGCGACTGGCCGGGCGACGCTTTCAAGACCATGTGCAACTGGGAATATGCCGGATTTTTCCATATCGGCATGGTGCAGCGGAACGAGCGCAACGCGATCATCCAGCACGGCACCATGACGCTGATCCGCAGAACCGCGCTGGCCGATGTCGGCGGCTGGAGCGAGTGGTGCATTTGCGAGGACGCCGAACTGGGGCTGCGCCTGTTCGAGGCGGGGCATGAATCGGTCTATCTCAATCATTCTTTCGGCAAGGGGCTGATTCCCGACAGTTTCGCGGGCTATAAATCCCAGCGTTTCCGCTGGGCCTATGGCGCGGTGCAGATCATCAAGCGGCACATGGCGTCGCTGCTGCCGGGCGGCGAGGAGCTGACGACGGGCCAGCGCTATCACTTCGTCTCGGGCTGGCTGCCCTGGTTCGCCGACGCCGCCAATCTGGTCTTCGCCGTGGCGGCGATCTTCTGGTCGGGGATGCTGGCGCTGCGATGGGTGGAATTTCCGCCCGCCGTGTTCTTGATCCCGACGCTGAGCGCCTTCGCCTTCAAGATCATCGCCGGTTTCTGGCTCTATGCCGAGCGCATCAAATGCCCGTGGCGCGACCGGATCGGCGCGGCGATCGCGGGCATGGCGCTGACCCACGCCGTGGGACGGGCGGTATGGCAGGGGCTGTTCACGTCGGGAACGCCGTTTTTCCGCACCCCGAAATGCGAAGACCGCCCGGCCTTCATGCAAGGCGTTCTGATGGCCTGGGAAGAATTGACGCTGCTCGGCGGATT
- a CDS encoding flagellar hook protein FlgE, whose product MSVFSALNVAVNGLDAQSRAFANVSDNLANTQTVGYKRVDTSFQSLVTASNANINNPGGVSATPIYQNSIQGNLTQVDSGTSLAIQGNGFFGVRRGVTNASGDTAFSEESFYTRRGDFALSKDGYLINGAGYYLTGYPLDADGNKASADPNEIRISQLIDSPVPTSSLSYAANLPAGVPITYASSPSTINVIDALGGKHEVTFTWNKDNGGVADGEWTLTAKIAGGGTAGADLTLNIPFNFDTLDPNAGTLAAYVAAAAAGSGIEAGTGYTVTNPASTVPAGKAVVAFTATFAGAGAQNVTLDFGSYQTAGGVTQFADSDLQVTTFQQNGIPRGSFQALEIDKNGFVSLHYDNGSSKIFYQVPIVQFYAPNNLQRQEGNAFSETTESGSPRLGAAGELGAGNIVGNALESSNVDIASEFAKMIQYQRTYSANSRVISTGSNMLEEIINVVR is encoded by the coding sequence ATGAGCGTCTTTTCAGCCCTCAACGTCGCCGTCAACGGCCTCGACGCCCAGTCGAGAGCTTTCGCGAACGTCTCGGACAATCTCGCCAATACCCAGACCGTGGGCTATAAGCGCGTCGATACCAGCTTTCAGTCTCTGGTCACGGCCTCCAACGCCAACATCAACAATCCCGGCGGCGTCAGCGCGACCCCGATCTACCAGAATTCGATCCAGGGCAATTTGACCCAGGTGGATAGCGGCACGTCGCTCGCGATCCAGGGCAACGGCTTCTTCGGCGTGCGTCGCGGCGTGACCAATGCCTCCGGCGATACCGCCTTCAGCGAAGAATCATTCTATACGCGCCGCGGCGATTTCGCGCTTTCCAAGGACGGCTATCTTATCAACGGCGCGGGCTATTACCTGACGGGCTATCCGCTGGACGCGGACGGCAACAAAGCTTCCGCCGATCCCAACGAAATCCGCATCTCGCAGCTGATCGATAGCCCCGTGCCGACCAGCAGCCTTTCCTACGCCGCGAATCTTCCCGCGGGCGTGCCGATAACCTACGCCTCGTCGCCCTCGACCATCAACGTCATCGACGCTTTGGGCGGCAAGCACGAAGTCACTTTCACCTGGAACAAGGATAACGGCGGGGTCGCCGACGGCGAATGGACGCTCACGGCCAAAATCGCGGGAGGCGGAACGGCCGGCGCCGATCTGACGCTCAACATACCGTTCAATTTCGATACTTTAGATCCGAACGCGGGCACGCTCGCGGCCTATGTAGCCGCCGCCGCCGCCGGCTCGGGCATCGAGGCCGGGACGGGCTATACCGTCACGAATCCCGCCAGCACGGTTCCGGCCGGCAAAGCCGTGGTTGCGTTCACCGCGACATTCGCCGGCGCGGGCGCGCAGAACGTCACGCTGGATTTCGGCAGCTATCAGACGGCGGGCGGCGTGACGCAGTTCGCCGACAGCGATCTGCAGGTCACGACCTTCCAGCAAAACGGCATTCCGCGCGGTTCGTTCCAGGCGCTTGAAATCGACAAGAACGGCTTCGTCAGCCTGCATTACGATAACGGTTCGTCGAAAATCTTCTATCAGGTGCCGATCGTCCAGTTCTACGCGCCGAATAACCTGCAGCGCCAGGAAGGCAACGCCTTCTCGGAAACCACGGAGAGCGGCAGTCCGCGCCTCGGCGCGGCGGGCGAGCTTGGCGCGGGGAATATCGTCGGCAATGCGCTCGAATCCTCGAACGTCGATATCGCCTCGGAATTCGCCAAGATGATCCAATACCAGCGCACCTATTCGGCCAACTCGCGGGTCATCAGCACCGGCTCGAACATGCTGGAAGAAATCATCAATGTCGTCAGGTAA